Proteins encoded in a region of the Neodiprion virginianus isolate iyNeoVirg1 chromosome 2, iyNeoVirg1.1, whole genome shotgun sequence genome:
- the LOC124297996 gene encoding dynein axonemal heavy chain 3 isoform X3, producing MTVRVEPVLGTNELKLTPDSSEICRSICYCFERIIKIGDAIPKIEGLLFPEIHIKSFMSPVQLLEPAIQETIDEALNTFKANINGPHKYLKMYDDFLYILDGQAEHDLESYFALDPLPALREFGHRIEGYDTLIRQVFLFRNKIPLNIVELDCTELNETLRSVLRSLRTKICNHFYAELRANNQELCTVFEEIADKVSEMPETTQEVIDLFNYLSESRDCTMFNLRSKSAHSVELILFLIDYQPPTNDEIILNTRTLTWPKEMEAVMELANTRLNLRKEFVEGVLRIRRDNFETRIHNVQNAIDQFKKKDPPVLTMDEMESGTEEIEEISKQMAEIRKEAEEINREEALLDMELSPYMILPTMSSTVDVFDRLWHTITNFHKNYEKWYYGPFKDLDAEEVREETENSWRTLYKLSRLLTDTPGARRIAEMVRGKVEKFKQFIPLLQTICNPGLQQRHWEQISQAVEIKIIPNASSSLGEMVDFGLPVYINRLEEISMSATKEYGLEKNLQKMQDEWSEVYFDLTPYRETGVHILSAVDDIQMLLDDHILKAQTMRGSPYVKAFEHVMQAWEEKLMSMQDIIDQWLYYQATWMYLEPIFSSEDIMRQMPTEAKNFRVVDKIWRQIMTYVASNRKVTVATSMPDMLKQFKSGNTLLDEIQKRLNDYLEKKRLFFPRFFFLSNDELLEILSETKDPQRVQPHLKKCFEGISKLRFTKEQEIIGMLSDEDEYVPMSTKIFPADAKGLVEKWLSQVEKLMKVSLRDVSQDSIAAYFNTVREVWILSWPGQIVLCGSQVHWTSEVCESFEANSVPAYLAQCSSQIDKTVGLVRGKLEPGARITLNALIVIDVHARDVVKLLVEKKVTSVTDFNWISQLRYYWIDDSITVSMITTEVAYAYEYLGNSPRLVITPLTDRCYRTLMGALKLYLGGAPEGPAGTGKTETSKDLAKAVAKQCVVFNCSDGLDYKAMGKFFKGLAQSGAWSCFDEFNRIELEVLSVIAQQILTIQMAVGLHLEKFIFEGTEIKLDPTCNIFITMNPGYAGRQELPDNLKVLFRTVAMMVPDYGMIGEITLYSYGFIDARSLAEKIVHTYKLCSEQLSSQCHYDYGMRAVKTVLLAAGNLKLKYTSQNESILVLRAIVDVNLPKFLAQDVPLFNGIYSDLFPGIDLPQPDRVELIDLLKVNCQKRNLQATDWFIEKVIQIYEMILVRHGLMIVGEPMGGKTQAYQSLADSLGDLSTMRRATMREFRTVYRIINPKAITMGQLYGSFDPISHEWSDGVLANTFREYAQSLSIERKWILFDGPVDAVWIENMNTVLDDNKKLCLMSGEIIQMSNRMNLIFEPADLEQASPATVSRCGMIYMEPSQLGWHPFFESYKKHLKEKLLTEQFGLLVELVEWLTQSIFDFVRLNCKTFIETSELHMFHSFTRMLTTMLEGEGQVSTVWLQCTLLFSMIWGMCPTLVNDSRKLFDIFLRKLLDGGIEENPKPKAFKLTKQQLFPDKGTVFDWVYDKKNNGTWISWADTTTQVQMAPNAKVGELIIQTNEMCMQRFFLSCLLPREIPLLFVGPTGTGKSAIVLNYLVSLAKEKFTQNAINFSARTSAFQTQEIVMSKLDRRRKGVYGPTMGKQCVLFVDDLSMPQKEVYGAQPPIELLRQWIDHGYWFDPKDTTILYLVDILMIAAMIPPGGGSNVVTSRLTRHMHIIGIDSFDDSTMTKIFTSILDWHLAKGFDSNVARLGKMVVAATIDLFHDAIENFLPTPAKSHYTFSLRDFSRVIRGIVLVPSSRMKDPDKMVRLWIHEAYRVFYDRLIDDNDRETLFKLVKNACYQQLRQSVDKVLGHFLEEDEKIITNSHIRKLFFGNYMEPDVESKIYDEVVNEEDLQEKMEYYLTEYNIMAKTPMSLVLFRYAIEHISRISRILLQDNGHALLVGIGGSGRSSCARLATFMCEYLLYQVEMTRTYGRSDWRDDLKALLLSAGGDGKITVFLFGDNQIKDESFVEDINMILNTGDVPNLYASDEKAEILEKMMNTTREGTGKKMETTPMALYNFFIERVKNNLHVVLTMSPIGDAFRNRLRMFPSLINCCTIDWYTAWPEDALEKVAKMFLKDLDITSELREKSVLICKRFHTSVQTASEDYFVTQRRKNYVTPTSFLELIKSIHKLYGQKIEQITLQQNRYEVGLDKLDFAAAQVGVMQEELHALQPKLLAQSQLSDKLMIRVEQDTVTVEAKKEVVAADEALANEAAAAAQAIKDDCESDLAEATPALEAALSALNTLKPSDIVIVKSMKNPPAGVRLVMEAVCVLKGVKPVPVQDPTTGGIVDDYWAASIKMLGDMKFLESLKTFNKDNIPTANIKKIREKYMNDRAFVPEVIKKSSTACEGLCKWVRAMEVYDRVIKVVAPKKAMLAEAEGELLAQLETLNAKRALLQEVTDKLQSLNDEFAECMREKKKLEDLIDHCMQKLDRAEKLLGGLGGEKTRWSETAAALGESLGSVIGDVILGSGIIAYLGAFTIEYRNSLIKQWHESCSKLRIPCDLDFGLVKILGEPVEIRAWMIHGLPADTFSVENAIIVKNANRWPLMIDPQGQANKWVKNMEKQNKLNIIKLTDPNYVRIMELAIQYGNPVLLENILEEIDAILEPVLVKNIYKQQGVTYMKFGENVIEYHTDFRFYITTRLRNPHYLPEVAVKVSLLNFMITPQGLQDQLLGIVVAKDLPVLEEKKNQLIIEGANNKRILKEIEDKILEVLSTSEGNILEDETAVKILSSSKVLSAEIQAKQAAAMKTTLEIDDARNKYKPVSFHGAVLFFCISELANIDPMYQYSLAWFIHLYTMAILNSEKSVELNTRMKNLNTYFTASIYRNVCRSLFEKDKLIFSFVLCIGLMRADNKVEEDLWVFLLTGGVTLQNPYKNPAPSWLSEKSWSEVVRSSRLTGLGEFQSSVENRTSDWKAFYDLADPQDHPLPSPFTNEVHTLSKLVILRCIRPDKIVSAVQTFITHHMGQSFIEPPPFDLQDSYNDSSNISPLVFILSPGSDPMAGLIKFAEDRGIQTKNLMTISLGQGQGPIAAGMINKGIKNGEWVVLQNCHLAESWMKELDRICDEVIIPENTHPKFRIWLTSYPSKAFPVSILQNGVKMTNEAPKGLKQNLLRSYLNDPISDMKFFNNCYKISEWRTLLFSLCFFHAVVQERRKFGPLGWNIPYEFNESDLRISVLQLQMFLNEYQEVPFEALLYLTGECNYGGRVTDDKDRRLMSSLLQNYYCEAALKDPEYSFSASGMYHLPPNTDMAGCLQYIRSLPINQLPEVYGLHANADITKDNKETSQLLAGVLLTQTQISGGTGDGDTGEMVINLAETILSSMPPQFDVEYVARKYPVLYSNSMNTVLRQELIRFNRLTEVIKSTLKNVQKAIRGQVVMSESLEEVYINMNIGKVPACWDKKSYPSLKPLGSYITDLLARLEFLQKWIENDAPVVFWLSGFFFTQSFLTGVLQNFARKHKIPIDHLDFEFKVTKFEKSTDEPPSYGVYTQGLFLEGARWDRKLMALNESLAKIMFDVVPIIWLMPGKKIEFKELPVYHCPVYKTSARRGVLATTGHSSNFVMYILLTSNHPETHWINRGVACLCQLDD from the exons ATGACGGTGCGTGTTGAGCCTGTATTGGGTACGAATGAATTGAAGTTAACACCCGATTCATCTGAGATATGTCGATCCATCTGCTATTGCTTTGAGCGAATAATCAAAATTGGCGATGCTATACCCAAGATTGAAGGTCTCTTGTTTCCCGAAATACACATCAAGTCATTCATGTCGCCTGTTCAGCTTCTAGAACCAGCT ATCCAAGAAACAATCGACGAAGCTTTAAATACCTTCAAAGCAAATATAAACGGGCCacacaaatatttaaaaatgtacGACGATTTTCTATACATTCTTGATGGTCAGGCCGAGCATGACTTGGAAAGCTACTTTGCTCTTGATCCATTGCCAGCATTGCGCGAATTTGGTCACAGAATTGAGGGCTATGACACTTTAATACGCCAAGTATTTCTTTTTAGGAATAAA atACCATTGAACATTGTAGAATTGGATTGTACAGAACTTAATGAAACACTTAGATCTGTGTTGCGCAGTCTTCGGACGAAAATATGTAATCATTTTTATGCAGAGTTACGTGCCAATAATCAAGAACTGTGTACTGTTTTTGAAGAAATAGCTGACAAGGTTTCAGAAATGCCTGAAACTACTCAAGAAGTTATAGATTTATTTAATTACCTATCAGAGAGTCGGGACTGTACGATGTTTAATCTCCGAAGTAAATCAGCCCATTCTGTTGAGTTAATATTATTCCTTATCGACTATCAGCCACCTACAAATgacgaaattattttgaacacAAGAACTCTCACGTGGCCCAAGGAAATGGAAGCAGTAATGGAATTAGCTAACACCAGATTGAATCTCAGAAAGGAGTTTGTTGAAGGTGTCCTTCGTATACGAAGAGATAATTTTGAGACACGAATTCACAATGTCCAGAATGCGATAGatcagtttaaaaaaaaggacCCACCTGTGCTGACGATGGATGAGATGGAATCAGGAACCGAAGAAATCGAGGAGATTTCAAAACAGATGGCCGAGATTAGGAAAGAAGCGGAGGAGATTAACAGAGAAGAGGCCTTGCTCGACATGGAGCTTAGTCCATACATGATACTTCCAACGATGAGCTCTACTGTAGATGTTTTTGATAGATTATGGCACACCATTACAAATTTCcacaaaaattatgaaaaatggTACTATGGACCATTTAAAGATCTTGATGCTGAAGAGGTTCGAGAAGAAACAGAAAACTCTTGGCGAACTCTCTACAAGTTATCGAGACTTTTAACTGACACACCAGGGGCAAGACGAATCGCCGAGATGGTCAGAGGAAAGGTGGAAAAATTTAAGCAATTTATTCCATTACTACAAACAATTTGTAATCCTGGCTTACAACAACGACACTGGGAGCAAATTAGCCAAgctgttgaaataaaaattattccaaatgCATCAAGCAGTCTAGGAGAAATGGTAGACTTTGGATTACCTGTTTACATCAATCGTTTAGAGGAAATATCTATGTCTGCTACAAAAGAGTAcggacttgaaaaaaatttacaaaagaTGCAGGATGAGTGGTCTGAAGTTTACTTTGACCTAACTCCGTATCGCGAAACTGGTGTTCATATATTGTCTGCCGTTGATGATATCCAAATGCTTTTAGACGACCATATCCTGAAAGCTCAAACAATGAGAGGTTCTCCATACGTCAAGGCCTTTGAACATGTGATGCAAGCTTGGGAAGAAAAGTTAATGTCGATGCAGGATATTATCGACCAATGGTTGTATTATCAGGCAACGTGGATGTACCTCGAACCCATATTTAGCAGCGAGGATATAATGAGGCAAATGCCAACCGAGGCAAAGAATTTCCGAGTTGTTGATAAAATATGGCGGCAAATAATGACATATGTTGCAAGTAATAGGAAAGTTACTGTAGCAACATCGATGCCTGATATGTTAAAGCAGTTCAAGTCAGGGAACACATTGTTGGATGAAATTCAGAAGCGTTTAAACGATTACTTAGAAAAGAAGAGATTATTCTTCCCTAGATTCTTCTTCCTATCCAATGACGAGttgcttgaaattttgtcaGAAACGAAAGACCCTCAAAGGGTTCAGCCACATTTGAAGAAATGCTTTGAAGGAATTTCTAAATTACGCTTTACAAAAGAGCAAGAGATCATTGGAATGCTTTCTGACGAGGATGAGTATGTCCCAATGAGCACAAAAATCTTTCCTGCCGATGCTAAGGGCTTAGTGGAAAAGTGGCTTTCTCAAGTAGAGAAACTGATGAAAGTATCTCTGCGAGATGTTTCGCAGGATAGTATAGCTGCTTATTTCAATACCGTAAGAGAAGTTTGGATCTTATCTTGGCCTGGACAAATCGTACTATGCGGCAGCCAGGTTCACTGGACGAGTGAAGTCTGTGAATCTTTTGAGGCAAATTCCGTTCCTGCATATCTTGCCCAATGCAGTTCTCAAATTGATAAGACTGTAGGCTTGGTTCGTGGAAAATTAGAACCTGGTGCAAGAATTACCCTAAATGCTTTGATTGTCATTGATGTTCATGCCAGAGATGTTGTCAAATTGCTGGTAGAAAAAAAGGTCACCTCTGTGACAGATTTCAATTGGATATCTCAGCTGCGCTACTACTGGATCGATGATAGCATAACTGTTTCAATGATCACAACAGAAGTAGCCTATGCATATGAATATCTAGGAAATTCACCACGCCTAGTAATAACCCCTCTGACAGATAGATGTTATCGCACTTTGATGGGCGCTCTCAAGTTGTATCTTGGGGGAGCGCCCGAAGGGCCTGCTGGTACTGGTAAGACTGAGACATCAAAAGACCTCGCAAAAGCAGTAGCTAAACAATGCGTCGTGTTTAATTGCTCAGACGGCCTTGACTACAAAGCAATGGGAAAATTCTTTAAAGGCCTTGCTCAGTCTGGTGCGTGGTCTTGCTTCGATGAATTCAATCGAATTGAACTTGAGGTACTCTCTGTAATTGCGCAGCAAATTCTGACAATTCAAATGGCAGTTGGTTTGCATCTTGAGAAGTTTATTTTCGAGGGGACTGAAATAAAACTGGATCCGACGTGTAACATTTTCATTACCATGAATCCTGGCTATGCAGGTCGTCAAGAGCTTCCTGATAACTTGAAAGTTCTTTTCCGTACTGTAGCTATGATGGTACCCGACTATGGTATGATTGGGGAAATCACTTTGTATTCGTATGGTTTTATTGACGCTAGAAGTCTTGCCGAGAAGATAGTTCATACTTACAAGTTATGTTCAGAACAGTTAAGCTCACAGTGTCATTATGACTATGGAATGCGAGCTGTAAAAACGGTGCTACTAGCTGCTGGAAATCTGAAACTCAAGTACACATCGCAAAACGAATCCATATTAGTATTAAGAGCTATTGTAGATGTGAATCTTCCAAAATTTCTCGCACAGGATGTGCCTCTGTTCAATGGTATCTACAGCGATTTGTTTCCTGGAATTGATTTACCTCAGCCAGATCGTGTTGAGCTAATTGACTTGCTGAAGGTCAATTgtcaaaaaagaaatttacaaGCAACAGATTGGTTTAttgaaaaagttattcaaatcTATGAAATGATTCTTGTAAGACACGGCCTGATGATAGTCGGTGAACCTATGGGTGGAAAAACACAGGCTTATCAGTCACTAGCTGATTCATTAGGTGATTTATCCACAATGCGACGAGCGACAATGAGAGAGTTTAGGACTGTATATAGAATTATCAACCCCAAGGCAATTACAATGGGCCAATTGTATGGCAGTTTTGATCCTATATCACACGAGTGGAGCGACGGTGTTCTTGCTAACACGTTTCGAGAATATGCTCAGTCGTTGAGTATTGAAAGGAAATGGATTTTATTTGACGGACCGGTAGATGCTGTCtggattgaaaatatgaacacTGTACTGGATGACAACAAAAAGCTTTGTTTAATGTCTGGAGAAATTATCCAAATGTCTAACAGGATGAATTTGATATTTGAACCAGCTGACCTGGAACAGGCCTCACCAGCAACAGTCAGCAGATGTGGAATGATATACATGGAACCTTCTCAGCTTGGTTGGCATCCGTTTTTTGAATCCTacaaaaaacacctcaagGAAAAACTACTGACAGAACAATTCGGCTTGCTAGTTGAACTCGTTGAATGGTTGACTCAGTCAATCTTTGATTTCGTGAGATTGAACTGTAAGACATTCATTGAAACATCAGAACTGCATATGTTCCAT TCATTTACAAGAATGTTAACCACGATGCTTGAAGGAGAGGGACAAGTTAGCACAGTGTGGCTGCAATGCACGCTTTTATTCAGCATGATATGGGGTATGTGTCCCACGCTTGTCAACGACAGTCGTAAACTCTTCGATATATTTTTGCGGAAATTACTGGACGGTGGTATCGAAGAAAATCCAAAACCCAAGGCTTTCAAGTTGACAAAACAGCAACTTTTTCCGGATAAAGGAACAGTTTTTGACTGGGTCtatgataagaaaaataatggcACTTGGATTTCGTGGGCGGATACAACGACGCAG GTACAAATGGCACCAAATGCGAAGGTTGGCGAActaattattcaaacaaacGAAATGTGTATGCAGCGTTTTTTCTTATCATGCCTACTTCCACGAGAAATACCACTTTTATTTGTCGGTCCAACGGGAACAGGAAAATCTGCAATAGTGTTAAACTATTTGGTATCTCTGgctaaagaaaaattcactcaAAATGCAATAAACTTTAGCGCAAGAACAAGCGCATTTCAAACTCAAGAAATAGTTATGTCCAAATTAGATAGACGCAGAAAAGGAGTGTATGGCCCAACTATGGGCAAACAGTGTGTCTTATTTGTAGACGATCTGAGTATGCCACAGAAGGAAGTGTATGGTGCACAACCGCCTATAGAATTATTACGGCAATGGATTGATCATGGATATTGGTTTGACCCAAAAGACACCACCATACTTTACTTAGTTGATATTTTGATGATAGCTGCTATGATTCCACCAGGAGGTGGATCTAATGTAGTAACTTCACGTCTGACTCGCCATATGCATATTATTGGTATTGATTCATTTGATGATTCTACAATGACAAAGATATTTACGTCAATTTTGGACTGGCATCTCGCCAAGGGGTTTGATTCGAATGTTGCCAGACTTGGCAAAATGGTTGTCGCTGCTACAATTGATCTTTTTCATGATGCGATAGAGAACTTTCTACCAACCCCAGCCAAGAGTCATTACACTTTTAGTTTGCGAGACTTTAGTCGAGTGATTAGAGGGATTGTGCTTGTACCATCGTCACGAATGAAAGATCCAGATAAGATGGTGAGACTATGGATCCACGAAGCCTACCGAGTCTTCTATGATCGGCTCATCGATGACAATGACCGTGAAACGTTATTCAAATTAGTTAAAAATGCATGCTACCAGCAATTGCGTCAGTCAGTCGATAAGGTTCTCGGTCATTTCTtggaagaagatgaaaaaatcattacaaaCTCACACATTCGCAAGTTATTCTTTGGAAATTATATGGAGCCTGATGTAGAATCAAAGATTTATGACGAAGTAGTAAACGAAGAGGATTTGCAAGAGAAAATGGAATATTATTTGACTGAGTACAATATCATGGCTAAAACTCCAATGTCTCTAGTACTCTTCAGATATGCTATTGAACATATATCAAGAATTTCTCGCATATTGCTTCAAGATAACGGACACGCGCTTTTGGTTGGCATTGGTGGCTCTGGTCGGAGTTCATGTGCCAGACTGGCAACATTTATGTGTGAATATTTACTTTATCAAGTTGAAATGACCAGAACTTACGGTCGATCTGATTGGAGGGATGATTTGAAAGCTCTTCTATTGAGCGCAGGAGGTGATGGGAAAATTACGGTCTTTCTCTTTGGTGATAACCAGATTAAAGATGAATCTTTCGTAGAAGATATAAATATGATACTTAACACGGGCGATGTGCCAAATTTGTACGCATCTGATGAAAAAGCTGagatacttgaaaaaatgatgaacaCAACACGCGAAGGGACTGGCAAAAAAATGGAAACCACACCAATGGCGTTATATAATTTCTTTATCGAAagagttaaaaataatttacacgTCGTTCTGACCATGTCACCAATTGGAGATGCGTTTAGAAACAGGTTGAGAATGTTTCCTTCGCTCATCAATTGCTGTACCATAGACTGGTACACGGCTTGGCCTGAAGATGCTCTTGAAAAAGTAGCTAAAATGTTCCTCAAGGATCTTGATATTACATCTGAGCTTCGTGAAAAGTCTGTGCTTATTTGTAAACGGTTTCACACTAGTGTGCAAACTGCTAGCGAGGATTATTTTGTTACTCAGCGTAGGAAAAATTATGTTACTCCTACCAGTTTTCTCGAGCTTATCAAGTCCATTCACAAATTGTATGGGCaaaaaatagaacaaattACATTGCAGCAAAACAGGTATGAAGTTGGCTTGGACAAGCTAGATTTCGCCGCTGCGCAAGTCGGAGTAATGCAGGAAGAACTGCATGCTCTGCAACCAAAACTCTTAGCGCAATCACAGCTCAGTGATAAGTTGATGATCAGAGTTGAACAAGATACTGTTACAGTAGAAGCTAAGAAAGAAGTAGTTGCAGCTGACGAAGCTTTGGCCAATGAAGCTGCAGCAGCTGCACAAGCGATAAAAGATGACTGTGAAAGTGATTTGGCAGAGGCGACTCCAGCACTAGAGGCAGCATTATCTGCCCTCAATACACTAAAACCTTCTGATATTGTTATTGTAAAATCTATGAAAAATCCACCAGCTGGAGTGAGGCTTGTCATGGAAGCGGTATGTGTACTTAAGGGTGTTAAACCAGTACCGGTGCAAGATCCAACCACTGGAGGTATAGTAGATGATTACTGGGCAGCATCTATAAAAATGCTTGGTGACatgaaatttcttgaaagtttgaaaacattCAATAAGGACAATATACCGACAgctaatataaaaaaaattcgagaaaaatacaTGAACGACAGAGCTTTTGTGCCGGAGGTGATTAAGAAATCATCTACTGCTTGTGAAGGATTATGCAAGTGGGTGCGAGCGATGGAAGTGTATGACAGGGTAATTAAGGTGGTAGCACCAAAGAAAGCTATGTTAGCTGAAGCTGAAGGAGAGTTGTTGGCGCAGTTGGAAACTTTAAATGCTAAGAGAGCACTGCTGCAGGAAGTGACTGACAAATTGCAATCCCTGAATGATGAATTTGCCGAATGCATGCgggaaaagaagaaactaGAGGACCTCATTGATCATTGCATGCAAAAATTAGACAGAGCTGAAAAACTACTAGGTGGACTTGGCGGGGAAAAAACAAGATGGAGCGAAACAGCTGCTGCTCTCGGTGAGAGTCTTGGAAGTGTAATTGGCGATGTGATACTAGGTTCTGGCATAATTGCCTACCTCGGTGCTTTTACTATTGAGTATCGTAACAGTTTAATTAAACAATGGCATGAATCTTGTTCTAAATTACGAATTCCATGCGATTTGGATTTCGGTCTAGTTAAAATCCTTGGTGAACCGGTCGAGATTAGGGCTTGGATGATCCATGGCTTGCCAGCAGACACTTTCTCTGTAGAGAATgctattattgtaaaaaatgcaaatcGGTGGCCGCTCATGATTGATCCTCAGGGACAAGCTAACAAGTGggtgaaaaatatggaaaaacagaataaattgaatattatcaAGTTAACAGACCCAAATTACGTTAGAATTATGGAATTGGCCATTCAGTACGGCAATCCAGTATTACTAGAAAATATACTTGAAGAGATCGATGCCATTCTAGAGCCAGTGCtagtaaaaaatatctacaaaCAACAAGGAGTAACGTATATGAAATTTGGAGAGAACGTTATCGAGTATCATACAGATTTTCGATTCTACATAACCACACGGCTTCGTAATCCTCATTATTTGCCAGAAGTAGCAGTTAAAGTGAGCCTTCTTAATTTTATGATAACACCGCAAGGACTTCAGGATCAGCTGCTCGGTATTGTAGTTGCTAAGGATCTACCTGTgctggaggaaaaaaagaatcaattGATCATTGAAGGTGCTAATAATAAGCGGATTctaaaagaaattgaagacAAAATCTTGGAAGTTCTCTCCACATCTGAAGGCAATATCCTGGAAGATGAAACGGCTGTAAAAATACTATCATCTTCAAAAGTTCTCTCCGCTGAGATTCAAGCAAAGCAGGCTGCGGCAATGAAAACAACACTAGAGATTGATGATGCTCGTAATAAGTACAAACCTGTTTCATTCCATGGagctgttttatttttctgtatatCAGAATTGGCTAATATTGATCCAATGTACCAGTATTCTTTGGCGTGGTTCATCCATTTATACACTATGGCGATTCTCAACAGTGAGAAGTCTGTTGAACTAAATACACGAATGAAGAATTTAAATACATACTTTACAGCTAGTATATACAGAAATGTTTGTCGATCTTTATTTGAAAAAGATAagttaatattttcttttgttttgtgCATCGGCCTTATGCGCGCCGATAATAAAGTGGAGGAGGATCTTTGGGTCTTTCTGTTAACTGGTGGTGTAACGCTACAAAACCCTTATAAGAATCCAGCTCCATCCTGGCTCTCAGAAAAATCCTGGTCCGAAGTAGTGAGATCATCACGGTTGACCGGGCTTGGAGAATTCCAATCTTCGGTTGAAAATCGTACGTCAGATTGGAAGGCATTCTACGACCTTGCAGACCCTCAGGATCACCCTCTCCCATCACCCTTTACGAATGAAGTACACACCCTGAGTAAACTTGTCATATTGAGATGCATAAGACCTGATAAAATCGTATCTGCTGTTCAGACATTTATTACTCATCACATGGGTCAATCATTTATCGAACCGCCACCGTTTGATCTACAAGATTCGTACAATGACTCCAGTAATATTTCGCCtttggtttttattttgtctCCTGGATCTGACCCAATGGCTGGCCTGATCAAGTTCGCCGAAGACAGAGGAATCCAAACGAAAAATCTTATGACAATTTCTTTGGGTCAAGGTCAGGGACCAATTGCAGCTGGAATGATAAAcaaaggtataaaaaatggGGAATGGGTTGTTTTGCAAAACTGTCACCTGGCTGAGAGTTGGATGAAAGAATTGGACAGAATCTGTGACGAAGTCATAATACCTGAAAATACGCATCCCAAATTTCGAATATGGCTAACGAGTTACCCTTCCAAAGCATTCCCTGTTTCCATACTACAAAATGGTGTCAAAATGACGAATGAAGCACCCAAAGgcttgaaacaaaatttactcAGAAGCTATCTTAACGACCCAATTTCagacatgaaattttttaataattgctACAAAATAAGTGAATGGCGGACCTTGCTATTTTCGTTATGTTTCTTCCATGCTGTAGTCCAAGAAAGACGAAAATTTGGACCCCTTGGATGGAATATTCCATATGAATTCAATGAGTCAGACTTGCGGATCAGTGTTTTACAGTTGCAG ATGTTTTTGAACGAATATCAAGAAGTTCCATTTGAAGCGCTGCTCTATCTCACTGGAGAATGTAATTATGGCGGTCGTGTTACTGATGACAAGGATCGTCGATTAATGAGCTCTCTTCTCCAGAATTACTACTGCGAAGCAGCCCTAAAAGACCCTGA GTACTCCTTTTCTGCAAGTGGAATGTATCACCTACCACCAAATACAGACATGGCTGGATGCTTACAGTATATTCGCAGCCTACCAATAAATCAGCTGCCTGAAGTATATGGACTACATGCTAATGCCGACATTACTAAGGATAATAAGGAAACTTCGCAACTATTAGCAGGAGTGCTGCTTACACAGACGCAAATAAGTGGTGGAACTGGTGACGGAGATACCGGTGAGATGGTTATTAATCTTGCAGAAACGATTCTTTCCTCGATGCcaccgcagtttgatgtagaATATGTAGCGCGGAAGTATCCTGTGCTATATTCTAATAGTATGAATACAGTTCTGCGGCAAGAATTGATTAGATTCAACCGACTCACCGAAGTGATTAAAAGCACTTTAAAGAATGTGCAAAAAGCAATTAGAGGGCAGGTAGTGATGTCAGAATCGTTGGAAGAGGTTTACATTAACATGAACATCGGCAAAGTGCCAGCCTGCTGGGACAAAAAGTCTTATCCCTCACTGAAACCACTTGGGAGTTATATTACTGATCTGCTCGCGCGTTtggaatttttgcaaaaatggaTCGAAAACGATGCTCCTGTCGTATTCTGGCTGTCTGGATTCTTCTTCACTCAATCTTTCCTAACTGGTGTACTACAGAATTTTGCTCGGAAACATAAAATACCAATCGATCATCTTGATTTCGAATTCAAAGTTACGAAGTTTGAGAAAAGTACTGATGAACCACCGTCCTATGGAGTTTACACACAG GGATTATTCCTGGAAGGTGCACGTTGGGATAGAAAGCTAATGGCACTGAACGAATCTCTGGCTAAGATAATGTTTGACGTTGTGCCAATAATATGGCTAATGCCAGGCAAAAAGATTGAGTTCAAGGAACTCCCGGTTTACCATTGCCCTGTCTATAAGACGAGCGCAAGACGAGGAGTTCTGGCCACTACAGGGCATTCGTCCAACTTTGtcatgtatattttattaacatcAAACCACCCGGAAACCCATTGGATTAATCGTGGAGTCGCGTGCCTTTGTCAACTGGACGACTAG